In Setaria italica strain Yugu1 chromosome I, Setaria_italica_v2.0, whole genome shotgun sequence, the genomic window CCCAGCGACATCGTGGCGTCAGTGGTCAGGATACCAAAAGGAGGTATGCAATTGTTTCCATTCCTGACCAATAAACAAGATGGAGTGTGTAGGATCCGTATGTAATTGTTTATTACATACATAGGACACACTGCGGAAGGAGTATTGTTCATTATAGTAGTAGTAGTTTATTCTTTTTGCCATAGATCAATGAAAGTAGCTGGAGTAGTCGGTTTGCAGTTAGTTAGTTTCATTTGAGTTAACTATTAGCCACAAACACAACGCATCTATCTAATTAATGTAGACAGTAATGACATGCATGAGTAGGAATGGCGTCGAAATGCAACAACTCTACTCTTGCGGCAAGGCTGGTGCAGCAGTGTACATTCTTGACAGCTGTTCCTCCTCCAGACTGCTGCTCGGCGTTGTTGGACATTGTAGACAACCCGGATCGCAGCTGTCTCTGTAGCATTGGCGAGTAAAGCGCCTTCACCGAAGCCAACCTCGGCATCGACTCGGTGTCGATGCTTTACGGCACGTGCGGGGGGCGCAAGAAGGCGGTTCCAACCGCCGGCTGctgcccctcctccccctccgccgtcATCATCCCCAACTCCTCCACCCCGCCAGCCGCCGCTGCCTAGCCCTCCGCCGCCCGACACGTAGCGGCCTGCTGGACCGTCTGGTGGGGTGCTGGCTGCGATCGTGGTGGGGAGCATAGTCGGGGGCACCCTTACAACTAGCTCTGGTGGCGTGATATAGTTAGTGTATAAATGCCATTTGTTCTGACAGCGTCCCTTACTGGGAATCGACAGTCGAGACATGATGTTTTATTCTCTAATTCGAATGAAAATAAACCGTAAAATACCTCTAATTCCATCATTCAACACTCACACCAATACACATTAATCCAAACAAACGAGATGTTAGTTTTTACATGCAGGCTAATAATCTACAGGTAGGACAGGAAACACAAACGCACTCCACCGGCAGCGATTACAAAGAATGGTACAGTACATGGCAATGGGGAAAGAAATAATTTTTTGCACTATTTATGAGATATTAAGAGGTAATGTCACATTGCACTATTTATCAGATTTATTGTCACGTGAATTCAGTATTTTACTTTAAAATTCTACAAGCTTTTTGGTGAAGCATTGTCACGATGCTTTAGGTCAATGGGGATTCTTCAGTTTCTTTTCATCCTGTAACAGTATTGAGTTTCAGAGCTTACATATGTGGGAGTTGTTTCCTTTTTAACTTTGCTTTGCATATAACAAATGAAAATGCAATAAGTGAATAAGAATAATGTATCTGTGTGGTCCTCTTAGAAATACCGTGAATTTCTGCGAGGATTGTATGTGTTTTAGTGTGTGGAGGActgaggaggaaaaggagaatgGTAACTCTACCATCTACCATACCATAACTCCTATGCAGGTAAGCAAACTAATTTGTGCGGTTACCGATCAAAAGATGGGTAATGTTTGTATCAAAGATTGAAGCCTTTTTAACTTGCTAAAGGTTAGGTAATTGCTAGTTGTTGAAAATAAGTGACCATGCTACCCTTCCTGTATTGCTGGCGGCCCTCTTCATGAGTTAATGCTGTGGCAGTTTTGCTAAACCCGtaggggtattttggtctttGATCATATTTAGCTGGTCTTAGCTACTCTTGACTAGCTATATGGCTAAAGTTTTTTTTGTTGTAGTTAAAATTTAGCTGAGTTTTCGCTGGACCTGTTTAAATTCTTAGCAGCAAAATTTAACCAGCTAAACTTTAGAGGCACATGGAAAAAAGACCTGATTAGGTCTATATAATATAGGCCTGGCATGCAAATGGGCACGCAATTAAACACTAGGCGCTTGGCACGAACGGCCTGGTCGCCCTATTCTATATAAACACGGTACTCGACACCATCGTGCGCCCagccccctccctcccacctCCTGATTAGATGCAGATCCTGACCCCTTTGAGAACTCGGCGAGTTCGTCAAGCGTGTTACTCTGTTATCATCTTGCCAAACTCTTTGAGAACTCAACAAGGTCGTCAAGCCTGTTAGTCTGTTCTCCGTCCCATGAAGAATTTAATCTAGCGACAAGGAGAACAAATTAACAAACTCGACGACCTTGCTGACATCTCTGAGGCCTTGTTCGGTTTGGAGCAGATTGAAAGGGATTTACCCCTTAGTCCTCCTCAATCCTCTTGGTCCCGTGGAAAATTCGGCGAGACGTAGCAGGGAGATGGCTGCAAAcagtcggcggcggctcgtcggtaAGATTAGATCTAATCATATTTTTTTGTCGGTACAACTGATTTGTTCTATAGATCTAATAATTTTTCGTGTTATATCTTGCACCTTTGCAGCAAAGGTAGCCGATCCATCCAGCTTCGGGCCGCATGTGCGAAAGGCCGCTCGCTCGAGGAGACATGGTAGTCGATGCAGTCCATGCGGTTTTGGGCCGCATGTGCAAGGCCGCTCGCTCGAGGAGACATGGCAGTCGATGCAATCCATCCGACTTTAGGCCGCATGTGTGAGGCTGCTCGCTCGGGGAGACATGGCAGTCGATGTAGTCCATCAGGCTGCATGTGCGATCCAGGCGGGTGCCTTGGGCCGCCTCTGTTTCATAGAGGTCCATAGGCCCGCCTGGGAGACATAAGGCAATGTGATCGATACTTAGGGTTTCTCTTCTCTGCCCGGCCGCCCGCGTAGCTCTGCCCATGGCGATGCAATATCACCGTATTTCACTTCCTTGCGAATCTCTCGCCCCTGTGAGGCCATGGATATACCAATCCTGCCAGGCAATGGCAAGCTGCAGCTTACCCTACCCATACATGGTAAGCTGCCATGGATATGTAGTGCTTCTACAATTTGGTGATATAAGTTGCTTTGGAGCAGATCTGCACCTGTTTCATACAAAGTTATAGGTTTTGTGATGAAACCCTAACGATGGCTGTCGTGAATGCCGTCATCGCGCAAATGCCTGTCGAGCCGCCGTCGATTGCCGCGGGTGCGGTCGTCGAGCTGCCGCCGATTGCCGCGGACGCCGTCGGCGTGCCGCCGCCTGCGGCCGCCGATGACGctgaggccgccgccgagccggtGCCGGtcgttcctcctcctcctctgccaccgccggagcaaAAGGTAGTGACTCCCGCGCTTTGCTCCCCCATCCCCTTGAGTCTAGTCTTCAATCGTGTGTGCATGCGTTGATTTTCTGTGCGAGCGCTGGGGTTTCAGGCTATTTTGCTGTGTATTTACTCGCGCCTTGCTAGGTCACATCGGTTCGGTTGTCCTGCGCCCTTCCTCTAAGGCCACTTTATATCGCTAGCATTTAATCGTGGATGTGTTGTTGCTAATGCTAGGAGATGAACCTAGTTGGTTTTTGCTATTTAACCTAGTTAGTTGTACATTCCGAAAGAAAAGATGCTGACAAGATTAGGAGTCTTGGGATGTGAAGcattggaaaaaaataaaggtatTTGCTATTCAATTTTGATTTGTACAATATAATTGTgtgattattatttttttctataatttgtgtttgttctttttttaggATAGGGATGCTGAAGTTCAAATAATAAAAGAGGGACATGAAATACCAAACATAAAACTTCTACAAAAAAATGTTTGGTGATGAGGTATAATCTTATGTCTTTTTTTTACATTGTATTTTCTCTCCGACAGCATGGACGCCAACTCTATGGAGATGTTTTTGGTGTCCTGTAGCAGGATGAACCTAACTATGATGTACATTTGACTTGCATTTTAGCGTTAGATACTTTGGAGTTAATTTCTAAGCAGAGtttatttgttttcttcaaCCTTCTAGGATGAACCTGTTGATTGCAGCAAACATTGCAGAAATTCTACATGTATATGTTAATAATTAGTCTCGCTCACTATTGAGAAATCGGCTAGGAGGCAGTGAAGCACCTCTATTCATAGatgctcatgatcattgtggcGTTGTCAtgtggcaacttccacactctttaatacaaaatatcctaactctagaaccctcctcatccttatctagtttcttatacGCCGTGGAAGGAGTATTGTTCATTATAGTAGTAGTAGTTTATTCTTTTTGCCATAGATCAATGAAAGTAGCTGGAGTAGTCGGTTTGCAGTTAGTTGGTTTCATTTGAGTTAACTGTTAGCCACAAACACAACGCATCTATCTAATTAATGTAGACATAATGACATGCATGAGTAGGAATGGCGTAGAAATGCAACAACTCTACTCTTGTGGCAAGGTTGGCGGAGCAGTGTACATTCTTGACAGCCGTTCCTCCTCCAGACTGCTGCTCGGCGTTGTTGGACACTGTAGACAACCTGGATAGCAGCTGTCTCTGCAGCATCGGCGAGTAAAGCGCCTTCACCGAAGCCAACCTCGGCATCGACTCGGTGTCGATGCTTTACGGCACGTGCGGGGAGCGCAAGAAGGCGGTTCCAACCGCCGGCTGctgcccctcctccccctccgccgtcATCATCCCCAACTCCTCCACCCCGCCAGCCGCCGCTGCCTAGCCCTCCGCCACCCGACACGTAGCGGCCTGCTGGATCGTCTGGTGGGGTGTTGGCTGGGACCGTGGTGGGAAGCATAGTCGAGGGCACCTTACAACTGGTTCTGATGGTGTGATATGGTTAGTGTATAAATGTCATTTGTTCTGACCGCGTCCCTTATTGGGAATCGACAGTCGAGACACGATGTTGCGCGCGTGTCGCCGGGAAGGAAACTGATCCTATCCACGGAAGACACCTTGGTGGGCCCGGACATCGGCAGCTTGCCACCAGGGAGGTTGGTGGGCCCAGACATCGGCAGGTTGCCGCCACCGCAGGGGAGGTCGGATCCCGGGAAGGTAGGTCGAGGGAGGCATTGGTATACCAATGATGCGCGTACACGTACAGTACCAATTTAGCAACACGCACATAAGTTTGGCTTATTTTTCTGGCGCTGATGCGTGCACGAAGCGGGTGCTTCATCACGGCGGTGAAGTCCAGCGCCTCCGCCAtgtccaccgccggccgccactcCCGCTCCCGCACCATCCTCGCCACCAAGTACTCGGCGTGGTGCATGCCCACCGCGTATCCGGGGCACATCCTCCGCCCGGCGCCGAAgggcatcatcttgatctccctGCTCCCCGTGATGTCCACGCCGtagccctcgccgccgtccaggaaccgctccggccggaactcccgcgccgccgtccacaCGGCCTTCAGGTACGGCATCGCCTGCAtgtcgccgccgtcgttggATTTCACCTCATCGTGCACCTTGGCCTGGACGTCGGGGTGGTTCACCAGCTCGGCCATGATCCACTCCACCAGGGTGACCGTCGTGTCCGTGCCGCCGTTGAGGATCTCGGAGCAGAGGCTGACCATCTCGGTGTCCGTCAGCTGCCGGTCACCCTCGTCGGGGTCGGGAACTCGCAGCGCGCCGAAGCACATGTACACGAGCAGCTCGAACATAGCGCGCCGCAGGAACGGCCTCAGCGTGACCACGGCGGCcttgccgtcgtcgccgccgccggcgagcgcgcaGAGGCTGGCGACGAGGCCGTCGCACGCCCACTGCCTGGCGGGCGCGAAGAGGGCGAGGCGGGCCggctgcagcgcctcgccggcgAGGTTGCGGCGCACGAGGCACCAGTAGGCCCCGTAGGGCGAGGAACTGacgtcgcggccgccggcgctgaAGAGGCTGGCTGGGTCGACGGGCGGTGGGCGGTCGGCGAAGGTGGCGACGCCCTGGACGAGGGCGCGGTGCGTgaggcggcggtcggcgacgaAGACGAGcgtgcgggcgaggcggaaggaGATGACGGGGCCGTAGCGCGCGTGCATGTCTTGGAGGAGCGGGGCGAGGTCGAAGATGGCCGCCGGAAGAGCAGCACCGGCGGGCGCGAAGAGGGAGCTTGTTCTTGCTAGCATGGCCGCCGTGAAGCGAGAGGAGGCTCCATTGCTGCGTGCAGAGGAGGAGGCGAATGGCGATGCCTGCGCTTATGATCAATTGATTTCTGCGATAATGTCGATATTCTTTTAGTTCAGTTATGTACTCATATTTATGGTTAATTATTCTTGTAGTTCAGTTGATAGTTGATGTTCCCGTGGATAGCGAGGCGGCCATGCTCATTTTATGAATCTCAAGATCACCCAAGTGTATATGCGTGTATGTAAGCATTTCCTTTGTTGCGCCGTGTTGCACTTGTTGTCACTTGGATCAATTGCCATGGATCAAAGCTCATGTTCTTATTCTC contains:
- the LOC101775445 gene encoding cytochrome P450 89A2-like — its product is MLARTSSLFAPAGAALPAAIFDLAPLLQDMHARYGPVISFRLARTLVFVADRRLTHRALVQGVATFADRPPPVDPASLFSAGGRDVSSSPYGAYWCLVRRNLAGEALQPARLALFAPARQWACDGLVASLCALAGGGDDGKAAVVTLRPFLRRAMFELLVYMCFGALRVPDPDEGDRQLTDTEMVSLCSEILNGGTDTTVTLVEWIMAELVNHPDVQAKVHDEVKSNDGGDMQAMPYLKAVWTAAREFRPERFLDGGEGYGVDITGSREIKMMPFGAGRRMCPGYAVGMHHAEYLVARMVREREWRPAVDMAEALDFTAVMKHPLRARISARKISQTYVRVAKLVLYVYAHHWFILEG